In Deinococcus sonorensis KR-87, a single window of DNA contains:
- a CDS encoding AfsR/SARP family transcriptional regulator, whose product MGALSITLLGPPQLWLDRQPLAGTSRKLTLLLGYLLLESGQHAREDLAGLFWPDSEPEVARSALRTLLSQLRRLLPDRLHGEGPLVKLQLQPEDTVDVLQDGPAVSDLPFLHGVEVGEEGELTDWLRAMRTHLQVQQRTHLQQATKRSEAQGKPAEALNLAERWFNLDRTDEDATQTLMTLAHRLGDTAQIQGTYERHRHALAQQVDAQPSVRTQTLLTQLQVERSPDAAGPERSASPERRAFYRFPALPVRIRSFVGRQTELTQMHRLLDDGARLLTLLGMGGIGKTRLALELAASLGGQYPDRVAFVPLEGLQDPRELPRAILTTLGQDVSGTGDLLQQLIQLVNVRPSVLVLDNFEHLMEGVDTVEALLTACPELRVIVTSREALNLQHEHRFSVLGLQQTVQAEDPEAPLPSEAVQLWVQRARQVRPDFQLNDATRSHVEQLCRLVGGAPLGIELAAAWLKVLTLEDLAHDLSLDLDLAASTARDVPARQQSLRTVFEYSWRRLTLQEQRALAGLSVFRGGFTREAAREVVGVSIQRLSRLVDTSLLQMDPSGRFDRHPLVYQYTQEKLEASGDAEHFRTRHATYFVQLAAESHPHLTAPSEDRWLDMLDQEQQNFSVALEHLKRSGERQTLLGFCADLAQFWANRGHDVFGRSQLQAAIRTAEDATGTLEYARAQCLLCVSIADGWIPTAVERTWLREGIEGCRRWGDQRTLAVALRTQAYFLETPTEEAHLMVQEARQLYEGLDDQAGIISVVNMQGLIAMRGGQSLSAQWYFEQCLSLAERHQIPYVAAQVNLGGLHVQQHAYLQAVPLFEASMRAFQRKKNWAALGRAMNMLSSAHFGLGQLDEAKRLLHESLSISRSVGQRESATAALLNLTSLAISEHQLNAAEELLQEAHQEAGAGWIWPEVTLTFRGMMEQQRGDLLRARRSYLQVLSQPCSPYATPSWMTALEAYLTLPLDTVAPEELARLLGSLPTARAALFAVFTPRYRAELAAGQASTARRAHEALGNERFELLMRSSGALPFPEVQDVIQRHAMTQLTLVESD is encoded by the coding sequence ATGGGCGCGCTGAGCATCACGTTGCTGGGTCCGCCACAGCTGTGGCTGGACCGCCAGCCGCTGGCCGGGACCTCGCGCAAACTCACGCTGCTGCTGGGCTACCTGCTGCTCGAATCGGGCCAGCATGCCCGGGAGGACCTCGCGGGGTTGTTCTGGCCGGACTCCGAGCCGGAGGTGGCCCGGTCTGCCTTGCGGACCCTGCTGTCGCAATTGCGCCGCCTGCTGCCCGACCGCCTGCATGGAGAGGGGCCGCTGGTAAAGCTCCAGCTGCAGCCCGAAGACACAGTGGATGTGTTGCAGGATGGACCGGCTGTCTCCGATCTGCCGTTCCTGCACGGCGTGGAGGTGGGGGAGGAGGGTGAGCTCACCGACTGGCTCCGCGCCATGCGGACCCACCTGCAGGTCCAGCAACGCACCCACCTGCAACAGGCGACAAAGCGATCGGAGGCACAAGGAAAGCCAGCGGAGGCCCTCAACTTGGCAGAACGCTGGTTCAACCTGGACCGCACCGACGAGGACGCCACGCAGACGCTGATGACCCTGGCGCACCGGTTGGGCGACACCGCACAGATCCAGGGTACGTATGAACGTCACCGGCATGCCCTGGCACAACAGGTGGATGCTCAACCGTCCGTTCGCACCCAGACGCTGCTGACCCAGCTTCAGGTGGAGCGTTCCCCGGACGCGGCTGGCCCTGAACGGAGTGCATCACCGGAACGGCGGGCGTTCTACCGCTTTCCCGCGTTGCCGGTGCGGATTCGGTCGTTTGTGGGTCGGCAGACGGAGCTGACCCAGATGCACCGCCTGCTGGATGACGGCGCTCGATTGCTGACCCTGCTGGGGATGGGGGGGATCGGGAAAACCCGACTGGCGCTGGAACTCGCCGCCAGCCTCGGCGGCCAGTACCCGGACCGGGTGGCGTTTGTCCCGCTGGAGGGCCTGCAGGACCCGCGGGAGCTCCCCAGGGCGATCCTGACCACCTTGGGCCAGGACGTGAGCGGGACCGGCGACCTGCTCCAGCAGCTGATTCAATTGGTGAACGTGCGGCCGAGCGTGCTGGTGCTGGACAACTTCGAGCACCTGATGGAGGGGGTCGACACCGTGGAGGCGCTGCTCACGGCCTGCCCGGAGCTGCGGGTGATCGTCACGTCCCGCGAGGCCCTCAACCTGCAACATGAACACCGCTTCTCCGTGCTCGGCCTCCAGCAAACCGTGCAGGCAGAAGATCCGGAAGCACCTCTCCCGTCCGAGGCGGTGCAGCTGTGGGTGCAGCGGGCGCGGCAGGTGCGGCCGGACTTCCAGCTGAATGACGCCACCCGCTCCCACGTGGAGCAGCTGTGCCGACTTGTCGGCGGGGCGCCGCTGGGCATCGAACTGGCCGCGGCGTGGTTGAAGGTGCTGACCCTGGAGGATCTGGCGCACGATCTGTCGCTGGACCTGGACCTGGCCGCCTCGACCGCCCGGGATGTCCCTGCCCGGCAACAGAGCCTGCGAACGGTGTTCGAGTACTCGTGGAGACGGCTCACCCTTCAGGAGCAGCGGGCGCTGGCGGGGCTGTCGGTCTTCCGGGGTGGCTTCACCCGCGAGGCCGCGCGCGAGGTCGTGGGCGTGTCGATCCAGCGGCTGTCGAGACTGGTGGACACCTCGCTGCTGCAGATGGATCCATCGGGACGGTTTGACCGGCATCCCTTGGTGTATCAGTACACTCAGGAGAAGCTGGAAGCGTCAGGAGACGCCGAGCACTTCCGAACCCGGCACGCCACGTATTTTGTGCAGCTGGCAGCCGAATCGCACCCACATCTGACCGCGCCGTCTGAGGATCGCTGGCTGGACATGTTGGATCAGGAGCAGCAGAACTTCAGCGTGGCCCTAGAGCACCTGAAGCGCTCAGGAGAGCGGCAGACCCTCCTGGGCTTTTGTGCCGACCTGGCTCAGTTCTGGGCGAATCGAGGCCATGACGTGTTCGGTCGCTCGCAATTGCAGGCGGCCATCCGGACGGCAGAGGACGCGACCGGGACGCTGGAGTACGCCCGAGCGCAGTGCCTCCTGTGCGTGAGCATCGCGGACGGCTGGATTCCGACCGCAGTGGAACGGACCTGGCTGCGCGAAGGGATTGAGGGCTGTCGGCGATGGGGCGATCAGCGCACTCTGGCCGTGGCGCTCAGAACCCAGGCCTACTTTTTAGAGACACCGACGGAGGAAGCGCACCTGATGGTGCAGGAAGCACGGCAACTGTATGAAGGTCTCGATGATCAGGCGGGCATCATTTCGGTCGTCAATATGCAGGGCCTTATCGCCATGAGGGGCGGGCAGTCGCTCTCAGCCCAGTGGTACTTTGAGCAGTGTCTGAGCCTGGCGGAACGCCACCAGATCCCATATGTGGCGGCCCAGGTCAACCTCGGTGGTCTGCACGTTCAACAACACGCGTATCTGCAGGCCGTTCCCTTGTTTGAAGCGAGCATGAGGGCCTTTCAACGGAAGAAGAACTGGGCCGCTTTGGGGCGAGCCATGAACATGTTGAGTTCGGCTCACTTCGGATTGGGACAGCTGGACGAAGCGAAGCGGCTCCTGCACGAGAGTCTGAGTATTTCGCGGAGTGTCGGGCAACGCGAGTCTGCCACAGCCGCGCTCCTCAACCTGACCTCGTTGGCCATCAGTGAACACCAGCTGAACGCCGCTGAGGAGTTGTTGCAGGAGGCGCATCAGGAAGCAGGCGCCGGGTGGATCTGGCCGGAAGTCACGCTGACGTTTCGAGGGATGATGGAGCAGCAGCGCGGAGATCTGCTGCGGGCGCGCCGCTCGTACCTGCAGGTGTTGAGCCAACCATGTTCCCCGTATGCGACCCCTTCATGGATGACGGCGTTGGAAGCGTATCTGACGCTTCCGCTCGACACGGTGGCGCCAGAGGAGCTGGCCCGGCTGCTCGGCAGCCTGCCAACCGCCCGGGCCGCTCTGTTTGCGGTGTTCACGCCGCGATACCGGGCGGAACTTGCCGCAGGACAGGCCAGCACGGCAAGGCGCGCGCATGAAGCGTTGGGGAACGAGCGCTTTGAGTTGCTGATGCGGTCCAGCGGAGCGCTCCCCTTTCCCGAGGTACAGGACGTGATTCAGCGTCACGCCATGACTCAGCTGACGCTCGTTGAGTCCGACTGA
- a CDS encoding ABC transporter substrate-binding protein, with translation MKTSLLTTLGTTCLLSVSVAMAADKAVTVAFPSDFQSLDPAIGYDTQSWPVIHALFVTLLTYGQGTDLKPWGATDLGQASADGKTYTFHLRKGITFTDGEPTDAAAYKYAIERILDPKTKSPQGGTAGWFGALDGAADFVAGKAKAVRGIQVLDPYTIRFKLAVPDRTFLNALATPFASALPRKAVERLGSDFSHHVVGNGPFVLESWVPGQKAVLTKNPKYFAASQVHVPRLEFTLGLSEQVALLRAQRGEVDVLGNGIPSAQFASIVNTPRFKPYIKSAVQVGTWYLFMNAQKAPFNNKLVRQAVSLAINKPRLVQLMNGRGKVTAQILPPGMPGYDATVSAAPMNVARSTALLKQAGYVDSGALQLVVSTDDPSPKLAQAVQQQLAAIGMKVEIKALPGAEYLHTISSPGTTAIGLSSWYQAYPDPSNFLDVMFKTGYYTSGGWNISGYLNPATDAQLTKLRGQPLKAALPGYQAVQKRILSDFTWIPLFNPVQYNFVNPRVKNVAIHPVWGYVYQDWGLQSP, from the coding sequence ATGAAGACCTCCTTACTGACGACCCTCGGGACAACCTGCCTGCTCAGTGTCAGCGTGGCCATGGCGGCGGACAAGGCCGTGACGGTCGCCTTCCCGTCGGATTTCCAGAGCCTCGACCCGGCCATCGGGTATGACACGCAGAGCTGGCCAGTCATTCACGCGCTGTTCGTCACGCTGCTGACGTACGGCCAGGGCACGGACCTGAAGCCGTGGGGCGCCACGGACCTCGGGCAGGCGAGCGCGGACGGGAAAACCTACACCTTCCACCTCCGGAAGGGCATCACCTTCACCGACGGGGAGCCGACCGACGCCGCCGCGTACAAGTACGCCATCGAACGGATACTTGATCCCAAAACGAAATCGCCTCAGGGCGGAACGGCCGGCTGGTTCGGCGCGCTGGACGGCGCGGCGGACTTCGTCGCTGGGAAGGCCAAGGCGGTGCGCGGCATCCAGGTGCTCGACCCGTACACCATCCGCTTTAAGCTGGCGGTGCCGGACCGCACGTTCCTCAACGCGCTGGCGACGCCGTTCGCCTCGGCCCTCCCCCGCAAAGCCGTCGAGCGTCTGGGCAGCGACTTCTCCCACCACGTGGTCGGCAACGGACCATTCGTCCTCGAGTCCTGGGTGCCGGGACAGAAGGCGGTGCTGACGAAGAACCCGAAGTACTTCGCGGCGTCGCAGGTGCACGTGCCGCGCCTGGAGTTCACGCTGGGCCTCAGCGAGCAGGTGGCGTTGCTGCGCGCGCAGCGCGGCGAAGTGGACGTACTCGGCAACGGCATCCCATCCGCGCAATTCGCGTCCATCGTCAACACGCCGCGCTTCAAGCCGTACATCAAGAGCGCCGTGCAGGTCGGCACCTGGTACCTGTTCATGAACGCGCAGAAGGCGCCGTTCAACAACAAACTGGTGCGCCAGGCGGTGAGTCTGGCCATCAACAAACCGCGCCTGGTGCAGCTGATGAACGGCCGCGGCAAGGTCACCGCGCAGATCCTGCCGCCGGGCATGCCCGGGTACGACGCCACGGTGAGCGCCGCTCCCATGAACGTCGCGCGCAGTACGGCGCTGCTCAAGCAGGCGGGGTACGTGGACTCGGGCGCGCTGCAGCTGGTCGTCAGCACCGACGACCCGAGCCCCAAGCTCGCGCAGGCCGTGCAGCAGCAGCTGGCGGCCATCGGCATGAAGGTGGAGATCAAAGCGCTGCCCGGCGCGGAGTACCTGCACACGATCTCGTCGCCGGGCACCACCGCCATCGGGCTGTCGTCGTGGTATCAGGCGTACCCCGACCCCTCGAATTTTCTCGACGTGATGTTCAAGACCGGCTATTACACCTCCGGCGGGTGGAACATCTCGGGGTACCTCAATCCCGCCACCGACGCCCAGCTGACGAAACTGCGCGGGCAACCCCTGAAGGCGGCGCTGCCCGGCTACCAGGCGGTGCAGAAGCGGATCCTGAGCGACTTCACGTGGATTCCGCTGTTCAACCCGGTGCAGTACAACTTCGTGAATCCGCGGGTGAAGAACGTCGCCATCCATCCGGTGTGGGGCTACGTGTACCAGGACTGGGGACTCCAGTCACCGTGA
- a CDS encoding M42 family metallopeptidase, with product MARLVVELARPLCDHLQVDPLGNVVAIRRAADAQARRCIISAHMDEAGFRVHSIEPDGFLRLEKTTGFDERILPALRVWVRTATERLMGVVGCTSVHLMTDADRRTVVPASDLYVDIGASSAQQAAEMGVAIGDPVGFVGSLTELGKRSGRFTAHGLDDRAGCAVLLALLASLQDTPPPVTLICVFSVQEEAGLRGAQAVARHIEGDVALALDMTAVDDTPDQCRTHLRLGQGPAVKVMDFSTLAHPAIRRGLMAAAERCGLAVQAELLRGIGTDAGALQYAMGGMPTGAVSVGNRYTHSPVEVLDIRDLDGALTLLHAFLEALPELDLRFIAWDDPPASPS from the coding sequence GTGGCGCGCCTGGTGGTCGAGTTGGCGCGTCCGCTCTGCGATCACCTGCAGGTTGATCCGCTGGGCAACGTCGTCGCCATTCGCCGCGCCGCCGATGCGCAGGCGCGGCGCTGCATCATCTCCGCCCACATGGACGAAGCGGGCTTCCGGGTGCATTCGATCGAACCGGACGGTTTCCTGCGCCTGGAGAAGACCACAGGCTTTGATGAGCGGATCCTGCCGGCCCTGCGGGTGTGGGTGCGCACCGCCACCGAGCGGCTGATGGGCGTGGTGGGCTGCACCAGCGTCCACCTGATGACGGATGCGGACCGCCGCACGGTTGTGCCGGCCTCGGACCTGTACGTCGACATCGGGGCCAGCAGCGCACAGCAGGCGGCCGAGATGGGCGTGGCCATCGGCGACCCGGTGGGCTTCGTGGGGTCGCTGACCGAGCTGGGGAAACGCAGCGGGCGCTTCACCGCGCACGGGCTGGACGACCGCGCGGGGTGCGCCGTCCTGCTGGCCCTGCTCGCCTCGCTCCAGGACACGCCGCCGCCCGTCACGCTCATCTGCGTGTTCTCGGTGCAGGAGGAGGCGGGACTGCGCGGCGCGCAGGCCGTGGCGCGCCACATCGAGGGTGACGTGGCACTGGCGCTCGACATGACAGCTGTGGACGACACGCCGGATCAGTGCCGGACCCACTTGCGTCTGGGGCAGGGACCGGCCGTCAAGGTCATGGACTTCTCGACCCTGGCGCACCCCGCCATCCGGCGCGGCCTGATGGCGGCCGCTGAGCGCTGCGGGCTGGCCGTTCAAGCGGAGCTGCTCAGAGGCATTGGGACGGACGCTGGAGCGTTGCAGTACGCCATGGGCGGCATGCCGACCGGTGCCGTGTCGGTCGGCAACCGGTACACCCACAGTCCGGTCGAGGTGCTCGACATCCGCGACCTGGACGGCGCGCTGACCCTGCTGCACGCCTTCCTTGAGGCGCTCCCAGAGCTGGATCTCCGCTTCATCGCGTGGGATGATCCGCCTGCCTCACCCTCCTGA